The Maniola hyperantus chromosome 9, iAphHyp1.2, whole genome shotgun sequence genome includes a region encoding these proteins:
- the LOC117985299 gene encoding uncharacterized protein, giving the protein MIPVVASTSRNKTNKPIIHSQARELARKVLDNCETERKNNFYKYPVEQALDRAVYYTGISKQTMSRIKSESTSAPPEEKLKPPKKRKKTGLKLCVDDFDRAVIHNTITEFYLQKKIVPTCNKLLVALRTRIPFPWGARTLQRVLKKLGYRWRRRQSKRSVLIEKPDIVFKRYQYLKKMREFRQNNRNIFYIDERWVDNSLTFKKCWQMNGTKGIAKDSSSRDALIVVNAGGKYGFLPGAALIFNAGATTGDYQGLMNGENFQKWVMEKLLPSLPERSVVVMDNAPYHSAQLNKPPTKSSSKNSMMKWLADKNVYYDRNMRKAELFSLIEQLHKPVEINYNIDNIIRGHGHDVIRLPSYMYDLNPVELAWDDIKRFVREHEMKGDLCFTELIQITTNAISTVTAEYWQHFEKHVQILENDYWEKDMLMENEMEGFTVEAGESSDEDSLSVCSDVSISSLEFVDCD; this is encoded by the coding sequence ATGATTCCGGTTGTCGCCTCTACGTCACgtaacaaaacaaataaaccaaTAATCCATTCTCAAGCACGTGAACTAGCCAGAAAAGTACTTGACAATTGTGAAACTGAAcggaaaaataatttttataaatatcctGTCGAGCAAGCACTAGATCGGGCTGTGTATTACACTGGCATATCGAAGCAAACTATGTCCAGAATAAAATCCGAATCAACATCAGCACCACCAGaagaaaaattaaaaccacCCAAGAAACGGAAGAAGACAGGTCTAAAATTGTGTGTTGATGATTTCGATCGCGCTGTGATTCATAACACTATAACTGAATTTTATTTGCAAAAGAAGATCGTTCCGACATGTAATAAGCTTCTTGTGGCGTTACGTACAAGAATACCTTTTCCATGGGGTGCCCGCACATTACAACGGGTGTTAAAGAAACTAGGCTACAGGTGGCGTCGGCGTCAAAGTAAGCGATCTGTTTTAATTGAAAAACCAGATATAGTTTTCAAGCGTTATCAATACTTGAAAAAAATGAGAGAATTTCGACAAAACAACAGGAATATTTTCTATATAGATGAAAGGTGGGTGGATAATAGTTTAACGTTCAAAAAGTGTTGGCAAATGAATGGAACAAAAGGAATAGCCAAGGATAGTAGTTCTAGAGATGCACTCATAGTGGTGAACGCGGGAGGCAAATACGGGTTTTTACCTGGGGCGGCTTTGATTTTCAATGCAGGTGCTACTACCGGCGACTATCAGGGACTAATGAATGgtgagaattttcaaaaatgggtAATGGAAAAGCTTTTACCTTCTCTTCCAGAACGCAGTGTCGTGGTAATGGATAACGCTCCGTACCACAGTGCCCAGCTAAATAAACCCCCCACTAAAAGTTCGTCAAAGAATTCTATGATGAAATGGTTGGCAGACAAAAACGTTTATTACGATAGAAATATGAGGAAAGCAGAATTATTTAGTCTCATAGAACAATTGCACAAACCCGTTGAAATCAATTATAACATTGACAATATAATTAGAGGACACGGTCATGATGTTATTAGACTGCCTTCGTATATGTACGATTTAAATCCCGTTGAATTAGCCTGGGATGATATCAAACGTTTCGTGAGAGAACACGAAATGAAGGGCGATTTGTGTTTCACTGAACTTATACAGATCACAACGAATGCTATTTCGACAGTCACGGCAGAATACTGGCAACATTTCGAAAAACATGTCCAGATACTGGAGAACGATTACTGGGAAAAAGATATGTTAATGGAGAATGAAATGGAAGGTTTTACCGTAGAAGCCGGAGAATCCAGTGACGAAGATTCTTTAAGCGTTTGCAGCGATGTTAGTATAAGTTCATTAGAGTTTGTTGATTGcgattaa